Proteins from one Rosa chinensis cultivar Old Blush chromosome 7, RchiOBHm-V2, whole genome shotgun sequence genomic window:
- the LOC112178749 gene encoding uncharacterized protein LOC112178749: MGFVRSTFSFLTGTVVGVYVAQNYNVPNIDKLAKTFLLIGKHLEETYRKPKKRDSDGSEI; the protein is encoded by the coding sequence ATGGGGTTTGTCAGAAGCACCTTCTCGTTTCTGACCGGCACGGTGGTCGGAGTCTACGTCGCTCAGAATTACAACGTCCCCAACATCGATAAGCTCGCCAAGACCTTCCTCCTGATCGGCAAGCACCTCGAGGAGACTTACCGGAAGCCCAAGAAGAGGGACAGCGACGGGAGCGAGATCTAG
- the LOC112178748 gene encoding uncharacterized protein LOC112178748: protein MKIGCNVDGNLNQGKFSAPMPWIGIYVTAASLACLVTMAADVIHGIRHRKLWFPCRYFSINATSLTLIAVAIKLSVDLNTAMPSRQDQLAKLSSSVLVCTVMGNSMPSLGAMENEELFMNVIAFGILVVTLIVNICIQLATGAIFVFWKEHACVMFIMLVLLIMLSFSALTVPICKRYLEHKYNKRYQLALKESSNETGKRLVCKIREDLMKYWMMAHTSSPQFVMGRSATCTASGAICLLSSLILAEAILRTYLMPWSFKFCSGESDYKWSTTLVLVTQTVAVAVGTIAPASRWFIAINFRCAKRGNATYKGEFKVEKYWIQGLVELKDCPLTLRIRSRHCRKLAHDTKNKLLDLCIGMQKGNVIMSKAIRLISIFFVSKILICCDFCKEWKKNFKCNTVFNDSSLESSQSRSSLEHLTCYVLHLEGEDALVEHMTKSNCDATDHWFQRGRRSEPKNLIKLLEKSTFSQGFKGVAAFDNDKVPSLDGEEPPNCWALPVATLASIALALPDSSSSSIKGLIHGVNEGLMYINFIENHLESKDLTNIRKAATHVWLGVDLYHTWLDVDLRKLSLQGKSSKEILEELSETAKVKYEESKKSQTAINACIRETPSKWPVKELAANSMYRVCQTILLNHRGSIDQTDERLLEVLTVMIADILGACLTNLQQVISTKCLNSTIEDRAKSVRHAVHILGKTEKILNILDQSIPRSLEPHQISSIDEWRLSLKREDPWAFPSSSSSESDRASPVSNDFYLSID from the coding sequence ATGAAAATCGGCTGCAACGTCGATGGGAACCTCAACCAGGGAAAGTTCAGTGCCCCTATGCCTTGGATTGGGATTTATGTAACAGCAGCATCCTTGGCATGTCTAGTTACAATGGCTGCAGATGTCATCCATGGCATTCGTCACCGGAAACTCTGGTTCCCTTGCAGGTATTTCTCAATCAATGCAACTTCTCTGACCCTGATAGCTGTGGCAATCAAATTGTCAGTGGATCTAAACACCGCTATGCCTAGCCGCCAGGATCAGCTTGCAAAGCTCAGCAGCTCGGTCTTGGTCTGCACAGTAATGGGTAACTCTATGCCTTCCCTTGGAGCTATGGAAAATGAAGAACTATTCATGAATGTTATTGCTTTTGGAATATTAGTAGTTACCCTTATTGTGAATATCTGCATCCAATTAGCTACTGGTGCAATCTTTGTTTTCTGGAAGGAGCATGCTTGTGTTATGTTCATCATGCTTGTTTTGCTTATCATGCTGAGTTTCTCTGCTTTAACTGTTCCGATTTGTAAGCGTTACTTAGAGCACAAGTACAACAAGAGGTATCAATTAGCTCTGAAAGAGAGCTCAAATGAAACTGGTAAAAGACTTGTTTGCAAAATTAGGGAGGATCTGATGAAATATTGGATGATGGCTCATACCTCTAGCCCCCAGTTTGTTATGGGTCGATCAGCGACATGCACAGCTTCTGGAGCAATCTGTCTCTTGAGTTCCCTGATTCTAGCAGAGGCCATACTTCGAACTTACTTGATGCCCTGGTCATTTAAATTTTGTAGCGGTGAGTCTGACTACAAGTGGTCGACCACTTTGGTTCTTGTTACACAgacagtagcagtagcagtaggaACAATTGCTCCAGCATCTAGATGGTTCATCGCCATAAACTTCAGGTGTGCAAAAAGAGGAAATGCCACCTACAAAGGAGAATTTAAAGTAGAAAAGTACTGGATCCAGGGACTGGTGGAGTTGAAAGACTGTCCATTAACTTTAAGAATCAGAAGCAGGCACTGCAGGAAACTTGCTCATGACACAAAAAATAAACTGTTGGACTTGTGTATTGGAATGCAGAAAGGAAATGTCATAATGAGCAAAGCAATTCGGCttatttccattttctttgtaaGCAAGATCTTGATATGCTGCGACTTCTGCAAGGAGTGGAAGAAGAATTTCAAATGCAACACTGTTTTTAACGACTCGAGCCTAGAGTCATCACAATCGAGATCAAGCTTAGAACATCTTACCTGTTATGTTTTGCATCTTGAAGGGGAGGATGCATTAGTTGAGCACATGACGAAAAGCAATTGTGATGCTACTGATCATTGGTTCCAGAGGGGAAGGAGAAGTGAGCCTAAAAATCTGATCAAATTGTTGGAGAAATCGACATTTTCACAAGGATTTAAAGGAGTAGCAGCTTTTGACAACGACAAAGTTCCCTCTCTAGATGGTGAAGAACCTCCAAATTGCTGGGCTCTACCAGTTGCAACACTAGCCAGTATTGCTCTTGCACTTCCAGACAGCAGCAGTTCTTCAATAAAAGGGTTAATTCATGGTGTAAACGAAGGGCTCATGTACATAAATTTCATTGAAAATCACCTGGAAAGTAAAGATCTTACCAACATTAGGAAGGCAGCAACCCATGTCTGGCTAGGAGTCGATCTCTATCACACATGGCTAGATGTGGATCTCCGTAAACTGTCACTTCAGGGGAAAAGCTCAAAGGAAATACTTGAAGAACTTTCTGAAACTGCAAAAGTCAAATACGAAGAATCTAAAAAGAGCCAAACAGCTATAAATGCATGTATCAGAGAGACTCCTTCAAAATGGCCTGTAAAGGAATTAGCTGCTAATTCCATGTATAGGGTATGTCAAACCATTCTGCTAAACCATAGAGGCAGCATCGATCAAACAGATGAAAGACTACTTGAAGTACTGACAGTCATGATCGCTGACATTCTTGGTGCCTGTCTCACTAACTTGCAGCAAGTTATAAGCACAAAGTGTTTGAACAGCACCATTGAAGATAGGGCGAAAAGTGTGAGGCATGCAGTTCACATTCTAGGGAAAACTGAAAAGATTCTGAATATTCTAGACCAGAGCATTCCCCGAAGTTTGGAACCTCACCAAATTTCATCGATTGATGAGTGGCGTTTGTCACTCAAAAGGGAAGACCCTTGGGCCTtcccttcttcatcttcatcagagAGTGACAGAGCCTCTCCTGTTTCAAATGACTTCTACCTGAGCATTGATTAG